The stretch of DNA GGCAACTGCTTAAAAAAGGCAGTGAGTGGAGCAGGCGGGATCAGAACCGGGTGAGGATCTGTGTCCTCAGGTGccccggggctgctgctcctgctccagtaGCTCTGTGCCTGTCCCCTCAGTGTGGGACGATGCCATGGAATGTGATGGTTGGTAAGCCTTTGCTGTGGCCCCATGGCTGCTGGGGGCTCAGGCCTAGCAGGAGACCAGCACCCTTTCATGGGGAAGGGCCCCAAGGCAGGATGTTTGAAAGGAAAGAGGGTGTCTGGCTGTGAATTGGAAAACCTAGGAAATTTTGGGGTGCAGAGTGTCTCATGCAAAGGAATCCCTACCTTTAGCACAGACTCCCTGGAAAGGGTAAAACCCTTCCCAGGGGATCAGTGTGGAACCCCCACGTTGGTCCCCCATGTTGGTCCCACCCTGCTCACCAGCACTTTGGCTCTCAAGGGTAATCCTCATGCAAAACTGCAACTGAGGTCTCAAGGATGCTCTGTTGCAAAGAGTTTTGCACTGGTGTTACTGGGAGcagctttgtttttcctaagGACTGGGCCTGTGATGTCCCCGGGCTCCAGTACGAAATGtggctgggggcagctgctcctgtggatGGGGAACTGGCACAGATGGTTGTGCAGAGCAGCTAAGGAAACGTGGCTTAAGCAACTTGGCTAAACTGACACTGGCAaccaggaaggagcaggaagagaACCAGCCAGGGGGTGACAGCCAgtggcagaggagaggaatcTGGCATGAAGTTGCTGTAATTCCCaagtttttcctggtttgtTGAGATCAGGTTCCTCTAGCAAGGGGCTGCCTATGATTgcagctgcccacagccccaccAGCCCCTGGCTTTCCCTTGCTGCAGACAGCACTGCCCCCAATTCCCTTCCCATAGCACTACTCCCAGTTCTCTGCCCACAACACTGCCCCTAGTTCGCTGCCCTCACCAAGCCACAATGCCTGAGATTTTCTGTCCTTTGAAAGCAAATTTGGCAGCCAAATGTGTATTCATTTACCATTCTCCCAGCTTTTGTCCTCCCTTCATAGCAGGCATGGGATGCTCATGGAAATGTGTTCCAATGCATGACTCTGCTAGAAGGACATGAGTAGTGCCATCAGTGCACGCCAACCCTCCTGTGAGACCCCGTGTCAcccctggggagcagggcaTCACTTTTTCCTGTGATGACTGTGATGAGGTGGTattgctgctgcccaggagatACCGGGTGCTTTCTGGGTTTCGCTTCCTGAATTCTTGCATGCAaggagctgcaggctgagccACAGGATGAGGTCGGCAAGGGAAGAGGGCTTGGTGGCTCTATCACATCAGGGAGTGACACCAGGGGACTTTTACAACCTGGGCAGGACTTGCTGCAGCATTTACAGCCTCACAGGGAATGGTTTTGTTTGTCATGACCTTGGCTTTGCCGCAGGGGAGGTGGGGttgcccagccctgtgtggCCATAGTCAGCTCTGCCAGAGGGGGATAAGGTCAGCAACAGAGTCTGTGCTGGAGGCTGATCTAGTGAAACGTtttgcccctgctgctgcccagttcACAACCTTCTGCAGCCACAAAGGCATCAGGGAAGATTCCCACTGTAACCAGTGAAACCCAGTATGGTCTTCTGCCTTGGAGGAGGATGTTGGAGCTGGGTGTCCcagctggggtggcagcagtgctgaatTTCTGCTCCTATCCCCAGGCACTGGAGCAAATGCTATCCCTGAGGTCCTCTTGCCCTCAGTCCTGGGATGCTGATGTGGCTGCAAGCTAGAAAGCTCCCTCTCTGAGAAGTCCTCACAAGGTccagaaccaaagagaaaaCCTCCAGACAGCACCTGGcattccccattttcccctctgccCATCAGCCAGGTGTCAGAGGAGAGGTTGACACACCAGGCTGGTGTCATGGGCTGTCCCATGAGTAGCCTGCTGCCTCTGTCACAGCCAGCGGGACCGATGCCTACGGCAGTGGGGACAAAATCCAGATCGCTCCTTTTTTAGTGCCGAGAATGCTCCGCGGCGCCGGGAGCACTACCCGAAATGGTTGCTTGCCCATGTTTATAGTCTCCCTGAGTCAGAGTTAATCCAGTGGCAGCTTGTTTATGCTGTAGGTTAAATAGTGTCAGAAGCCTGCCCTAATGACTGTGTGAcgggctgggaaaggcaggcagagccctgttGTGGCCACAGCAGTGTCCCTaaccctgctcctgcagccctctTGCACACAGGGACGTTGCTCCACATTCCTTTTGCTGGATGGGGAACAGTGGCTCTGGATGTGAACCGTGTCCAGACTCAGCTCTGTGTTGGCCTTGGAGGGATTAGGTTTTGGAGAGTTCCTCTGCAGTGGATCAGGAGATCAGGAGTGTTGGGGTAGGTCATTGAGACCAGCAAGCTGCAAACCTGCCATAGGCTTTAACCCTAAATGACTGATGGCTACTGTGCTCCACCTTCACACAACCTCAGCCACAAAATGTGTCCCAGTCCCCACAATACACCATCCTGGCATGGACGTCGAGTCCTGCAACTACCATCAGACAAAGGGTAGGAAGTTTCACCAACATGTCCCTCCTCCAGTAGGAAGAAACTTGGCAAATGATACCTCAAGTGAGACTTGGTAGAAAAAGCCCCAGTCCACAGGTCTGTGCTGAGAATTGGGCCAGTGGAGGAGTGCTGGTGGCCATGCTCACCCTGCCACCTTTCCCTGTCCAGGTGGGTGTTCCTCTACGAGAAGGGCTACCAGTCTCAGGACAGCATTGTCAGCTCGGTCTCAGTGAAGTTGAAAGGGCTGACACTGACCAACGAGAGTGTCCTGGGTCCTCACATCTGGGATGTGGTGGACTATGTTTTCCCACCCCAGGTAAGGAGTCACGGTGGGTGGGTTAGGGATTTGCTTTTGTCCCAGTGGCTGCTTTTCCTCATGTGCTGGGGTGCAGATGGGTCCTTGGCATAGGCTTTCCATGGGGCTAACCATGACAGGGTGTCTCTGTGGTGGAAAGGAGGTTGCTCCTGTCACAAACCTCTGCCCAGGTTCTCCGTGGGGAGCATTTGTACTTGGGACCCACTGTGGCTGAGGAGGCACGTTTGAGGCTGCCTCCAAAAGGATCAAGGTTCCTCCAGTGCCCCTGGAGCAGTATCTCAGGCAGCAAGCAGGGTTCtccactgtccctggggctggtggcactgcaggTCCCACCCAGGGAGAGGCTTCTCACAGAGGAgaccctgtgctggctgtgagctCGTTGGCTGTGTATCCACAGGGGGACAACTCGTTCGTGGTGATGACCAACTTCATTGTCACTCCTGGACAGAAACAAGGAACCTGCCCAGAGGTAAACGCACTGTCTTCCTTCAGTGGGCTAAGCTTCTGTAATTCAGGGGAATTGTGGTGGTGTCACTGAGGAAAGACTTTTTCTGACATCGAGAGGTTTAGTAAAAGTCAGGGCCTGGCCCCATATTATTGTTCCTGACTCCTGTGGGCTATGTGAAGACTTTTATTCTGCTGAAAAACAGGTGGCATCCATTTaagttttcttccctttgagaTAATCAAGCAGAGCAGACTTGAGgcttaaatgaaaatatctgcCTGGAGTGAATAAATCGTCCCTTTTTGCTTTATCTGGACAGCCTTGGTTGGGAAGCAGTGTATGAACAGGGCTCTGGCTGCAGTTGAGCAACGTATCCCTCAATAAAAATGCTGCCTGGTtagacaggagggacagggggagtGAAGTTGCAGGGTGGGGTGCTAAGAGGTGGCTGCTTTCTCCCAACAGCTGCCAGATGCCGGGCTGTGCATACAGGACAGTGACTGCAGCAAAGGGAAGTACAGCCGTCAGGGACAAGGTATGGCACACGGTCCTGGTGCTTCTGCTGAGACAACACCGAGAAAAGCTGCCTGGCTGGGGTGTCACCTGGCTGGGGGACCTGCTTAGAACAGGAAAACCTCTGACATGCTGGCTGGAAGGTCCCATGTAGGCTGgtccagctctgctgttttgAAAGATACCTGAGCTGCAAACAGCTCAGCTAACAAAAGGTTAATCAGGACTAAGCCATTTCCCCCAAACTGTTGTCCTCAGCATTTTCTTAGGTGTGttttaacaagaaaaatccccagctgctcccctgtACAGCACTAAGAGAAACCACTGCCCTGAGCTGATAGGCCACAATTAATTTCCTGTTTTAGAAAGATGCCAAAGCCCTGAGCATTTTGTGTCTTGAATGCCCTTGGCAGAGCTGAAGCCCCAacaagatcccatccatcccagcGTAAGGCTGATATTTCACGGGATCCAGGGGTGTGAGCAGCTGTCTCCCCCACAGGGCTCATGACTGGCAAGTGTGTACGCTTCAACAGCACTGTGAAGACCTGTGAGATCTTTGGCTGGTGCCCTGTTGAAGTTGATTACCATGTTCCCAGGTAAGGAATGATGTTGCCCTCTTTCCTACCTCAGCTGCACTTGGTGTGAAGCAGACCAAGTTGGGGCTCTATGGGATGTGGCCAGGACAGCCTGCATTGTGAAAGACCAGAAAGATGAGACCACCAGTTTTCTGGGTTTGCTTGTCTCAGTGTGGGTGAATTTCCACCAAATGGAGCTTTCTCTAGAGCCTGGAGAGACAAGTGATGGATTCATGTCTATACTTGTGTttttcagccctgctctgctgtcagaAGCAGAGAAGTTCACCTTGTTCATCAAGAACAGTATCACCTTCCCCAAGTTCAAGGTGTCCAGGTAAGGAGAGGTTTGAGGGGATGGCTCCTGGTCAGTTCCTCCAGCTGTGTCCCTCAGGGGAAACCATGGGCTCAGCTGGATGGGTGTAACTGGATGCTTGGTATAGAGGATTGCCTACCTCATCAGTGATGCCAGGACCACTCTAACTGCTGCACTGAACCCCATTAGCTCATAGGAACGGAGACATTTCCCTCCCAAATCTGTCCCACCTCAGCTGATAGTTACTGGAAAGATTTCTGGAATTAACCTTTTCCAAGTTACCCTCACAAGCTGCAAATCAGTTactctgatttttcattttccttctctgaagacaaaattaaaataccacAGGGCCAGGATAAACTTGGTGCCCCAGAGTCCCCCTTAAGGATCCCACCTGTTTCAGCAAAGCAGTCCTGGCAGCACTGAGGGAAATGCTGTTGGCTGAAGGCACACTTGTAAGAGGATTTGTGATGGCACTGACCATATATCTGATTTGGAACAAATTAACAGAAGCTATTTGTGCTGTAGACAGTGAATTCTTCTCTCTAAGTTgatcctgtccctgtgctgcagccaaggTTAAATGTCCTGGCAGCCAGCATGCTTGGCAAAGTCCTGGGCTGACCTCACACCTCCCAGGAGGTGGCTGGGAGAGGGGATCCCCCCTAGCTGCAAGGAGAGGTGGCCCAAGCGAGGACAGGCTGAAGAGGACACAGAGAGGGAGCAGGTCCTGGCAGTGAGGGtggccaggctggctgctgtggggacactTCCTGCCTTTGATCACTGCTGACAATTTACTGCTGAGCATCAGCGATGGGATCAGTCTGAGCAAGGCACAAGTCTTACAAAAACATAGGCTTCACAGACAAGATGTTTTTGGGcaaaagagcagagagggatgGAAGGCGAGAAGTTGCCCTTTCCTAATTTTAACCCTTGCTGTAGGAGATAGCAAACTCCAGCTAAATGTAAAAGGTGTGGGATGCACTCACTATCCATGAGGTGTCCCAGATAAGAATTGCTGGAGCTTGGAACATTGCCTAGCAGAGCCCACGGACAAGTGGCATGTGAATGGAAGAGCCACATGGACTGGGCAAGGGACTTACAGAGGTTTTCTACCCCCCAAATTACTGTGTTACTGAGAATTTTTCTCACTCTCTTTTCATTCACAGGCGCAACTTGGTTGAGAGCGTTACCAAGCAGTACCTGAAGAAATGCACCTATCACAAAGTCACTGATTCCTTATGTCCTGTGTTTGAACTGGGATACATAGTGAAAGAATCGGGTCAGAATTTTACCTTCCTGGCTGTTAAGGTACTTCAATTTCAAATTATGTTCCTTGCTGTTGATGGGAGAGAGACATTCAACAGTGCAATCATCCCCAGTTGTTGAGatgattttcagttttctgaagaaTTCTTGAGAAAACAAGAGTGTCAGAATTATCTCATGAAGATTATGAATCTCCTTGGACGTGGCctaatatttacatttttcttggaAACTCTTGAGAAGATTTGACCCACTGGCAGTAAATCCCAGGGTTCAACTTGTTTTAATTTGAGCAGTGAATAACCAGATCTGTGTGGCCAAATCCCATCTGACTGAGCTTGGAAATCCCAGCTGGATGGTCAAATATTGGTCATTGCACAGTGCTAACTGCAGCCTTTCCCCTGGCTCCAAAATGCAGCTTTGCCTAACACTCCTCAGGCTGGTGTGTGGGAATATCTGCTATCTCTGCTCTGCAAAACCTTGTGATAACTTTGCCAGGCCCTGAATTGAATCAGAGGCTTGCATATATGAACATTTATTGCAGAGATTGGATCAGATggcccagagaagctatggCTGCCCCATTTCTGGCCAGGTTAGACAGGGCCTGGAGAaaactggtctagtggaaggtgtccctgccagtgGCAGGgtttggaacaagatggtctttatggtcccttccaacccaaatcattctaaGATTCTATATATTAAAGGTGCAAAAATACAAGCCTCTGGGGCACAGCTATTTACAGCTTGGAGTGAGTTCAGGAGGGAGGAGAGACTCCTGCATTTCCTGAGCAATCTCTTGGGCATAATCAAGGCAAGGGAAGGATGTCCCATGAGGACCAGAAGGGATCTGGGGTGAGCACTGTTTCTCAGGACCATGTCTTGGGCACAGGATTCTGATCAGGAAGAAGAGGGCATGAATTTATTTGTGTATCCAGCACTCAGGACAGAAACAAGAGCCTGTGCAAGGGGTTATGTACAGGCCACAAAGCCAGGGCTGCTCAAGAAGCCTGAGGCAGCAGTGGGGTCCGTGCACCTGGAGAGCCAGGACACCTCATGGCATCAAGACAGGACATGTATGAGGAGGGAAAGCATTTCTCTGTGTGGGCCATGTTCAAGGAGGGGCAACCTCATGACTCCTCTCTTGGCTGCAGGGTGGAGTGGTGGGCATCACCATAGACTGGAACTGTGACCTCGACTGGCCCCTGCGCTACTGCAAACCCATTTACCAGTTCCACGGCCTTTACAATGATGACAGCAATGTTTCACCAGGGTTCAACTTCAGGTAAGGAAACACCTGCTAATTCTCCAAGCATAATTCAGAGGTGACAGCTTCCAGGTTCCCACTCAAGAGATGGTGGAAGGCCAGAGACTGTCCTTCAAAATACTCACTACCTTTGCAGGGCCAGGCAGCAGTACCAGTGTTCTTTTAAACGGCATGAGCAAAGTAATGATACATCCCTTGGCTTCAAAATTGCCTCATTTCCTTTCCATCTCCTCCCCCTTGCAGGCTCTCCTGCTTGGCTGAGCTTTTAGGAAGCCCCTTGAAAGACTGGAGATGGTGTAGGATCATCTCACATGTCTCACAGTCCCTatcctctgctctgtgtgacTCTGTCACTAGTGCTTCACTGTCTGCTGCACACAGAACTTGGGGACATCAGATCAGACAGcatgagcaggagctggaactccaacctgcaggcaggaaactgaggcacagagaggagaggtgccaacagcccagctccttcagggGGTTTAAGGAGAAGGTCAGGAGCAGGTCTGTGATAGCACATTCCCAGATCTTTGTCCAAGATCCTGATGCTGTAGGGTTGCAGGGGCTGTAAAAACCCCTGGCAGACCATTAACACTTGCCATCCAATTGCACAGATATGCCAAATACTACAAAGAAGATGGGATGGAAAAAAGGACACTCTATAAGGTGTTTGGGATCCGGCTCGACATTCTGGTGAATGGCAAGGTAAGGGTGGATCCCCTGGACCCCTGGGACAGCAGTGCCATATCCTTGGGAAGGTACCAGCTCTCTAACACAGCACCAGGGTCCTGTGGGATCAGGAAAACTAGTGTGAATGCTTTCCTTGGGTGCTGGCCTGCTCACAGGAAACCTTGGGAAATACTGGGGAAGGGAAGACAGGAGGAAAACATGTTTTACAGGTCACATCTTTCATCTGTGACTTGATCAGTGGTTTTGTCTAAAAAACTTTGTGATGGGAGTGGGGGGGACCTGTGGAAACTCAAAACCTTTTACTGATATTTCCAAAAGCtgaacatttgcatttttcttttttgtctttttcttcccactgggagAGAAGGCTTTCTTTATTGTGTTCCCATGGAGAATATTCAAAGTGTATACTTTTGTTTGGTTgcttggttttggttgggtttttaatattaaaaataaaggaagaaaagtaagTTCAACTTATTTCAGCCTAAAACCAATCtacaatatttttctgtttgaccAGCTCTTTACCAGCTCctgtttctctgtgtgctgtggtTGTGGTTTGGGGTGCTGCAAGGCCCTTTTCCTGAGCCCCACCTTACAGCTAGAGcaccctttttctttcccctgggCTGACTGTAACTTATCACCTATTTTCTCTGACTTTATCCAGGCAGGCAAATTTGACATCATCCCGACCATGACCACAATTGGCTCTGGAATTGGTATTTTTGGAGTGGTAAGTTCAGATATTTCCAGCCTCTATATGGAGACTCTCAAATTATTCTTCTTGCCTGTGACATCCGTGGGAAGTGTCCTTGAGCTGCAGTGAAATACTGCCTACTGCTCAGGGAATCAGAGGATGGGcaaaagggggaaaggaggtGCTCTCCTGCCTTGCCAGCTCAGGAAAATAGATTCCTGCTGGTCTCTGGCTGATGTGAATTCTGCCCTGCTGATGAAGGGAAGGCTTGGTCTCTTTGCAGGTCTTGGTATCCTGATAGTTTCAAGTTAGAGCTGGCATTTAGGGAGGGTCTTCAGGTGATTGGCAGTATTTCATTCAGGACAGAAACCCGGTGTCTGATTTGGTTATGGTTAAAGACTTGGCCATGGCTCAAAGGGCATTGTGCTCTGCACTTACCTAAAGGGAAACACTTCATTTCTGTTGACTTAAATCACCCACTATTGAACACAGCACACTTCACTTCTGTCCTAAATGGATATTTAGAGACTTCAGCAACTGCCATGTCGTGGGATGAAGCAGAAGTGACCCTAAATGGTgggggaaactgggaaaaaccACTGAAAACAGTGGTCCAGATGAGCTTGGAGGGCAACTCCAAACCTAACTGCACTTTGATTTAAGGCCTCTGTCCTCTGTgacctgctcctgctgcattttCTCCATGGACGAGACTATTACAAGCAGAAGAAATTCAAATATGCAGAACAGGAGCCTGTAAGTAACAGCGAGTGCCTGCCCTGCAGAGGCTCTTGCGGGGGTGTGTGTGGATGTGTGCATGAGTAATGACACTGTAACACAAACATCCACGCTGAGGGGCAACCAGGCGCCTTCCTGAGCCCTTGGGACTGTTGGAGACTGGGATCCATGAATCTTCTCTCCAAAATTACTGAGATGTTGTGTGTGAGTCATTGTTAATTACTTTATTCTCTGCCTTTAACTCCAGATATTCCAGTATCTGGTAACACTCGGATTGCTTTAAGGGAAGCAGGGGCAGATCTGTGCTTCAGCAAACTAGAAAATgcctctttttctgctttttgagaACATTTCCATGACCATGGAATGGTTCATGGCCTTCAAAAGGACACAAAACCAGTTCCCCCCAAATTCATCTGAAAATAAGCATATACATTGAGAGTTAAGAGTTGCTGCCCAGTCACATCTTCCCTGGCATTAGAAAGGAGCAGGTCTGTAAAAGAATCCTTGTTTTCTCTCATTTAACCCCCAGTCGAAGTCGcataagaaggaaaagaagccaGACAACACACAGTGAGAGGTGAGTGGTgtttccccagccctgccaggataCATCTGTCAGGGCGAGGGCTATAGGTCTTGGGGCTCTTCCAATGTCTGTGAAAAGGCAGGAGGCTTTcaggaaggcagcagggctccagggaggtttggaggaGACCTGAGCTGTGGGCTCTAGTGCCTAACGTGGGGTCAGCACTTCCCAGCATAAGCAACTGCATGGGGCAGCAGCGGATGCAGGATGTAGGGCTGACATCACATCTTTGATGGCAGCATCTCTTGAAGAAGGGCACTGGGGGGCAAGACACCAGAAATCACTGTGCACCTCTCTCTCAGCAGAATTCACACTGACTGAAAAACCTgcacccctcttcctcctcctcattctCTTAAAACTCGGTTGCCATCCCGTCACCTCCCTGGGCCAGCCCCAAGaccagcagaagcagcatccAGCTCATGGGAAGGTGgtgccctgcagccaggcagggactGGCTGGCCCAGTACACGGCCTGTAGTGGGACATGTCATGATGCTGTGGATGGGTCAAACTAAGGGATCTTGGgacctctgccagctctgctgcagggcatTGGGTCTGCTGCCCTTGCAGGCCCTTCAGAAGGGCTCGCACTGCACCTGCCTGGTGTGCCAAGGCTGTGCCAAGCCACTTGCACCTGAAGACCCTGGGGAGagcacagctgcctcttctGCCCCAGATGCACCGTTGGACAGTTCCAAAttgagaaggggaaggaaggagagctgGCAGGAACCATGCCCAGCCCTCTGCCTGGGAGAAAAATGGTTATTTTGTAAggatgtattttattaaaaaaataaacctttagTTTTTCTACTACATCCCTTTATGGTGCCTATGCTAGCCCCAGAGCACGGTGTTTCTGGAGGGTTTATGCATACAGAGTAATCCATTTAGTGATGATTCCTTCAGAAACTGCCCTCCCATGCAGGGCCCCTGGGCCTCTGGCCATGAGCAGGAGCTGTTATCAGAGTTATCACTTGGGTTTCCTCCTCAGACAGGCTGGCTGGCACGGAGCACTGGCACACTGCCAGCCATGGCCATCCACTGacctgtgccagctctgcctccactGCCCACGCTGGTCAGTGTTAGCTGGTCAGAAAGActttctcagcagcagcctcacaaAACAGCTCTTTGCACTCAAGAATTAAACATCCCCTCTGTGCTGGAAGATTTGCACTACCCATCACGTGCAGCTGCACATCACGGGCTGTGCTCAAACCCCACACCCCTGCGAGCCgaccctgccctgtgctgctggctctgttcCATTCTCCAGGACACATCAACGCTGACTTTCTGCATAGCCCCTCTCTgaatgtctttttttacctCCCTGGGGAAAACTATGCTTTGGTTGCTTTGAAAGTGGATCCCAACGGCCATGGCAGAGTTGATGGAGAAGCAGTAGGGCTGTAATGCTAccagagcctgcaggagcaCTGCTCCAGGCTCTCAGGGACACAAGAATGTGTGCCTGAAAGAGATGCAGGTGATATCTGGTCATAAGCTCAAGAAACATTTCAAGCCATACCATCAAGCCATACATTCCCCAGGGCAAGGTCACTTGCTCTCAGCAGGATGCCTCAGCTTTCACAGGCAGGGTGGGTTTTTGTAAGGTTATCCATGGATAACTTTTTCACCCAGCTGTCCCGTGTCAGAGGTGCCAGTTGCTTATACCAAGGATGCAGAGAGGGTAAGGGGAAGCTTCCAGGTCTCTGGAGGAGTCGGTGCCCGTTCAGTGGGGGCTGGGGGATCTCCACGCCCCGGGGGCTCTCCTGTAGCGTCCATCGAGGCCCAAGCAGGTCCCATGTGTTGCCACGGTGCAGCTCCTCAGCAAGCTGCCGCCAGCAGAGGGAACTGCAAGACCAATTTCACAGACTGGGGAAAATCCAGTGTCCATCGACAGTGAAGCGAGAGTGTTCAGGTAACCTTTAGCACCCACTTACACCGGGTCAATCTCCGGTCAAAACTTAAAATAACAAATGCAAGGCTGCAGGTAGAGCTGCGGGATGTTTCTGCCTGCTTAATCTTTCAAGCTGTTTGTAATACAAAGTCCCTATTCTTTCCTAGGAAGAATTAAAAGGCAGAATATGAAATCAGGAAAAAGGCAACTTGTAAATGATCCCCTTTAGTTGCTATTCTAAACTTCTGAGCTGGAATCCCTGAAAGTCCCAAGGCTGCTTTAAAAACCATGGAAGGatttattttcatctctttaacttgttttctttaaatgtacAATCTTTGGGGatcctttgctttgcttttcattcaTCATTTCTGCAACCAGCAGAATGAGATATtgcaattttaattctttccccTCCTCAAAGCCAGGGGGCCCAGGCCCTGTGGCTCCCAGGTGGATGCCAAACAGAGTGATGGCTGTCTGGAGGAAACTGAGCAAGTGTCAGATTTTAACATACACTGGTCCCCTCTGCTGTAtgaaaaggcagggaaagccCATGGCACTTGTTTCAAGCCTTCTTTTGCCATAGAGGCTGGAGGTGGTGGTCAGAGATTGGAGACCGAGGAGGAAGGGCTGCTCTGTTCAGGCCCCTAAGGAGCCTTCCTTGGCACAGATGCTCTGCTTCAGGATTGTAGctcccagccccctcccagTGTCTTCCAGTTTGTCAAAACTCACACAAAGTTACTGAATGCAGGATAGGACACAACAGTTAAAAGCTAGAGCCTCacaaatggaaatgctgacTGGTTAAGACACCTGGTGTTGCAAGTCCCAGTGGGGAAGTGTGGGTGACCAGCAGGATCATATTCCTGTCCTCTTGGCTTGACCTAATCTTGCTCTGAGGATCAGGGGAGAATTTACTGTTCTTAGACAGAAAAAATTCCTTGCGTTGTGGCCAGAAAACAACTGCATTTGAAGCAGTTATGATGTGGCCAGcatgtcctgctgctctctgaccTCTGAGCAGCAGGATGAAGTGTTACAGAATCCCAAAGGGATTTGGTCATCATGTCAAAACCCCTTCAATGACAGTGTGCTGTGTTGCTTCCCATTCATGATGTGGCCAGTTGAGGGTTgggttgtttgtgttttttttttttaactccttgtttgattgcattttggtttttacaCAGTTATTGACTAATAGAAAAGGAACTTTCAGCAATTCAAGCACTGTCCcagaaaacacacaagaaaGAATGTATATTATCCAGTTAATCCCTATTCTTTACAATCAGCAGTAATAAGCTCTTGTATGTGATGATGTCAGTGCTCCAAATGTCTGACAGAGGACTCTTGCCTTGATCATGGGTGCTAGACAACAAAAGCAAGCAATGAGTGCAGTGTGACTATTTCCATTTTATAGAAAGAGAAACCAAGCTacaagcaaataatttttgaacATGGATTTAAATGTAGTGagaattttctgcttctgatcAGCTTTTGTTATCTGTAAAGGCTACTAGGT from Vidua macroura isolate BioBank_ID:100142 chromosome 20, ASM2450914v1, whole genome shotgun sequence encodes:
- the P2RX1 gene encoding P2X purinoceptor 1, with the translated sequence MGQKCMDKVSSFLFEYDTPRMVLVRNKKVGLTFRLIQLIVLAYIIGWVFLYEKGYQSQDSIVSSVSVKLKGLTLTNESVLGPHIWDVVDYVFPPQGDNSFVVMTNFIVTPGQKQGTCPELPDAGLCIQDSDCSKGKYSRQGQGLMTGKCVRFNSTVKTCEIFGWCPVEVDYHVPSPALLSEAEKFTLFIKNSITFPKFKVSRRNLVESVTKQYLKKCTYHKVTDSLCPVFELGYIVKESGQNFTFLAVKGGVVGITIDWNCDLDWPLRYCKPIYQFHGLYNDDSNVSPGFNFRYAKYYKEDGMEKRTLYKVFGIRLDILVNGKAGKFDIIPTMTTIGSGIGIFGVASVLCDLLLLHFLHGRDYYKQKKFKYAEQEPSKSHKKEKKPDNTQ